A region of Rhodospirillales bacterium DNA encodes the following proteins:
- a CDS encoding ABC transporter permease, with amino-acid sequence MSFREATRADIGPGGLHNDPPHPSRAARGPLPSPPASGRRGRSSAHAVPLPPAPATRHDRGMAQASALARFRDSDLWHSFTRSPLTVTAAIVTVVFVLGAVFAPWLAPHDPFDPKSLNLMDAFTKPIWTAEGREAAQGGKVFPLGTDNQGRDVLSAIMYGCRVSLLVSAAAIGFAVTLGVGLGLTAGFRGGWADNLIMRVADIQLTVPAILIALTLDGVARAALPKDFHDRFAIWVLILAIGFANWPQFARVTRATTLAEKGKDYVSAARIIGIPGVKIALKHVLPNAIGPVLVIATIGLALAIIAEASLSFLGVGMPPTQPSLGTLIRIGNAFLFSGEWWIVIFPALALVVLSLAVNLLGDWLRDALNPKLR; translated from the coding sequence ATGTCATTTCGAGAGGCGACGCGCGCCGATATCGGCCCCGGCGGACTCCACAACGACCCACCTCACCCTTCCCGCGCTGCGCGCGGGCCCCTTCCCTCTCCCCCCGCAAGCGGGCGGCGAGGGAGGAGTTCGGCGCACGCCGTCCCGCTTCCACCCGCGCCTGCGACCCGGCATGATCGGGGGATGGCCCAAGCCTCCGCCCTCGCGCGCTTCCGCGACTCAGATCTCTGGCACAGCTTCACGCGCTCGCCGCTGACCGTCACGGCCGCCATCGTCACGGTGGTCTTCGTGCTCGGCGCCGTGTTCGCCCCGTGGCTGGCGCCGCACGATCCGTTCGACCCGAAATCGCTGAACCTGATGGACGCCTTCACCAAGCCGATCTGGACGGCGGAGGGCCGCGAGGCGGCACAGGGCGGCAAGGTGTTCCCGCTGGGCACCGACAACCAGGGCCGCGACGTGCTGTCCGCCATCATGTACGGCTGCCGCGTGTCGCTGCTGGTCAGCGCCGCCGCTATCGGCTTCGCGGTGACGCTGGGCGTCGGGCTCGGCCTCACCGCCGGCTTCCGCGGCGGCTGGGCCGACAACCTGATCATGCGCGTGGCCGATATCCAGCTCACCGTGCCGGCGATCCTGATCGCCCTGACCTTGGACGGCGTGGCGCGCGCCGCCCTGCCCAAGGATTTCCACGACCGGTTCGCGATCTGGGTGCTGATCCTCGCCATCGGTTTCGCCAACTGGCCGCAATTCGCCCGCGTCACCCGCGCCACGACCCTGGCCGAGAAAGGCAAGGACTACGTCAGCGCCGCGCGCATCATCGGCATCCCCGGCGTCAAGATCGCGCTCAAGCACGTGCTGCCCAACGCCATCGGCCCGGTGCTGGTGATCGCCACCATCGGTCTGGCGCTGGCGATCATCGCCGAGGCCTCGCTGTCGTTCCTCGGTGTCGGCATGCCGCCGACCCAGCCGTCGCTCGGCACCCTGATCCGCATCGGCAACGCGTTCCTGTTCTCCGGCGAATGGTGGATCGTGATCTTCCCGGCCTTGGCGCTGGTGGTGCTGTCGCTGGCCGTGAACCTGCTCGGCGACTGGCTGCGCGACGCGCTCAATCCGAAGCTGCGGTGA
- a CDS encoding AAA family ATPase, which yields MDTTSGAVAMDVTAWLEKLGLGAYAAAFAGNDVDGDTLRRLTADDLRDLGVTSVGHRRRLLDAIAALDAPAAAPAPAAAPAAPIQAAAPAVDAQRRPVTVLFADLCGFTAMSRELSDESVHALLDRYLAAADEIVVRHGGTVDKHIGDAVMALFGAPVAHDDDAMRAVRAAIELRDRMPALSRELGRALDVHAGIAAGEVIVGGSGGGYTAIGDTVNLAARLTGLAPPGGVLVSGATRDALAGGAVLEAMGRQEIKGYAEPVDAWRVVDLAAPGEGAPMTPFVGRGPQVAQIAALLDGAAADGAGALVYVRGEPGIGKSRLVGEARRMAAERGIATHACHVLDFGAGLERDPLRRLADSLLGLAPDAAPEARAAAVASAAVDASADTRQRAFLRELADAPLTPDLRAVIDASDEASRRAGRHDAVVLLVRRALTRGPALVVVEDVHWADEALIEALVRLAGVADDAALVVLLASRPENERLLEALRVRPAGAPLVALDLGPLRAQDAAAIVGHVSRLPEETVRACVERAGGNPLFLEQLLRNATEASGELPPSLRGIVVARVDRLRPADRAAIHAAAVLGQRFDREALRALLGDPAYDAAALLAAGLLRVDGVDLMFAHALIREGVLRSLLAEPRRALHLRAGGWFEGRDPLMRASHLDHAGSPDAGDAYRQAAEDRLRRYRPSEALPLVDRGPELAGDGPARAALLTLKGDTLLDGGRAREALAAYQEALAAGGDARGRSLALLGSASARRILDQLPAAFEDVAAAQALAEEGGWLDIQTRCRFTRGNLLFPLGRVEECLAEHRAALELAERAGDAEARARALGGLGDAEYARGNIARCARHFGECVEESRRIGLGRVEVSNRPMFAFTTFYALRLEEALAAAHESVALAISVGQKRAELISRHMCVFALLELGRAEESRPHIDRARAIVAELEAWRFEPENLAFLADIEIDAGRPEAARPHLVEGLRIARDTTMSYWGPAALSQNALLEADPAARAALVDEAETLLAGKVLAHNHVVARRNLIELARRLGDPDMVEDQCAKLAAFYSEEPMPMADFLVRRGRVLAAAMRGALSAEMTAEGHALLDLSARTGAVRLREGLDDALRAAGA from the coding sequence GTGGATACCACCTCGGGGGCGGTGGCGATGGACGTCACGGCGTGGCTGGAGAAGCTCGGGCTCGGCGCCTATGCGGCGGCGTTCGCCGGTAACGACGTCGACGGCGACACGCTGCGGCGCCTGACAGCCGACGATCTGCGCGACCTCGGCGTCACCTCGGTCGGCCACCGCCGCCGTCTGCTCGACGCCATCGCCGCGCTCGACGCCCCCGCCGCGGCACCCGCTCCGGCGGCGGCGCCCGCCGCTCCGATCCAAGCCGCGGCGCCGGCTGTGGACGCGCAACGGCGGCCGGTGACGGTGCTGTTCGCCGATCTGTGCGGCTTCACGGCGATGTCGCGCGAGCTCAGCGACGAGAGCGTGCACGCCCTGCTCGACCGCTACCTCGCGGCCGCCGACGAGATCGTGGTGCGCCACGGCGGCACCGTCGACAAGCACATCGGCGACGCCGTGATGGCGCTGTTCGGCGCGCCGGTGGCGCACGACGACGACGCGATGCGGGCGGTGCGCGCCGCCATCGAGCTGCGCGACCGGATGCCGGCGCTGTCGCGCGAGCTGGGCCGCGCCCTCGACGTGCACGCCGGCATCGCCGCCGGCGAGGTGATCGTCGGCGGCTCCGGCGGCGGCTACACCGCCATCGGCGACACGGTGAACCTCGCGGCGCGGCTGACGGGCCTCGCCCCGCCGGGCGGGGTGCTGGTCTCCGGCGCGACCCGCGACGCGCTCGCCGGCGGCGCCGTGCTCGAGGCGATGGGCCGGCAGGAGATCAAAGGCTACGCCGAGCCCGTCGACGCGTGGCGCGTCGTGGACCTGGCGGCGCCCGGCGAGGGCGCGCCGATGACGCCGTTCGTCGGCCGCGGACCGCAGGTCGCGCAGATCGCGGCGCTGCTCGACGGCGCGGCCGCCGACGGCGCCGGCGCGCTGGTCTACGTGCGCGGCGAGCCCGGCATCGGCAAGAGCCGGCTGGTCGGCGAGGCGCGCCGGATGGCCGCCGAGCGCGGCATCGCCACGCACGCCTGCCACGTGCTCGATTTCGGCGCCGGCCTCGAGCGCGATCCCCTGCGCCGGCTGGCCGACAGTCTGCTGGGCCTGGCGCCGGACGCCGCGCCCGAGGCACGTGCCGCCGCCGTCGCGTCCGCCGCCGTGGACGCGTCCGCTGACACACGTCAGCGCGCCTTCCTGCGCGAACTGGCCGACGCGCCCCTGACACCGGACCTACGCGCCGTGATCGACGCCTCGGACGAGGCCAGCCGGCGCGCCGGACGCCACGACGCCGTCGTCCTGCTGGTCCGCCGCGCGCTCACCCGCGGGCCGGCGCTGGTGGTCGTCGAGGACGTGCACTGGGCCGACGAGGCGCTGATCGAGGCGCTGGTGCGGCTGGCGGGCGTCGCCGACGACGCGGCGCTGGTCGTGCTCCTCGCCTCTCGGCCGGAGAACGAGCGCCTTCTGGAGGCCCTGCGCGTGCGTCCGGCCGGCGCGCCGCTCGTCGCCCTCGACCTGGGTCCGCTGCGGGCGCAGGACGCGGCGGCGATCGTCGGCCACGTGTCGCGCCTGCCCGAGGAGACCGTGCGCGCCTGCGTCGAGCGCGCCGGCGGCAACCCGTTGTTCCTCGAGCAGCTTCTGCGCAACGCCACCGAGGCCAGCGGCGAGCTACCGCCGTCGTTGCGCGGCATCGTCGTGGCGCGCGTCGACCGGTTGCGGCCCGCCGACCGGGCCGCCATCCACGCCGCGGCCGTGCTGGGGCAGCGTTTCGACCGCGAGGCGCTGCGCGCTCTGCTAGGAGATCCCGCCTACGACGCCGCCGCCCTGCTCGCTGCCGGGCTGCTTCGCGTCGACGGCGTCGACCTGATGTTCGCGCACGCGCTGATCCGCGAAGGGGTGCTGCGCTCGCTGCTGGCCGAGCCGCGCCGCGCCCTGCACCTGCGCGCCGGCGGCTGGTTCGAGGGCCGCGATCCGCTGATGCGCGCCTCCCACCTCGACCACGCCGGGTCGCCCGACGCCGGCGACGCCTACCGGCAGGCGGCCGAGGACCGTTTGCGGCGGTACCGGCCCAGCGAGGCGCTGCCGCTGGTCGACCGCGGCCCCGAACTGGCCGGCGACGGTCCAGCGCGCGCGGCGTTGCTGACTCTGAAGGGCGACACGCTGCTCGACGGCGGCCGCGCGCGCGAGGCGCTGGCCGCCTACCAGGAGGCGCTCGCGGCCGGCGGCGATGCGCGCGGTCGCAGCCTCGCGCTGCTGGGCAGCGCCTCGGCGCGGCGCATCCTCGACCAGCTTCCGGCGGCGTTCGAGGACGTGGCGGCGGCGCAGGCGCTGGCGGAGGAAGGCGGCTGGCTGGACATCCAGACCCGCTGCCGCTTCACGCGCGGCAACCTCCTGTTCCCGCTGGGGCGCGTCGAGGAGTGCCTCGCCGAGCACCGGGCGGCGCTCGAGCTGGCCGAGCGTGCCGGCGACGCCGAGGCGCGGGCGCGGGCGCTGGGCGGGCTGGGCGACGCGGAGTACGCGCGCGGCAACATCGCGCGCTGCGCCCGCCATTTCGGCGAGTGCGTCGAGGAGAGCCGGCGGATCGGACTCGGCCGTGTCGAGGTCTCCAACCGGCCGATGTTCGCGTTCACCACCTTCTACGCGTTGCGACTGGAGGAGGCGCTTGCCGCGGCGCACGAGAGCGTGGCGCTGGCGATCTCCGTCGGCCAGAAGCGGGCCGAGCTGATCTCGCGGCATATGTGCGTCTTCGCGCTTCTCGAACTCGGACGCGCGGAGGAGTCCCGCCCGCACATAGACCGCGCGCGCGCCATCGTCGCCGAGCTGGAGGCCTGGCGGTTCGAGCCCGAGAACCTCGCCTTCCTCGCCGACATCGAGATCGACGCCGGCCGTCCCGAGGCCGCCCGCCCGCACCTGGTGGAAGGCCTGCGGATCGCGCGCGACACGACGATGAGCTATTGGGGGCCGGCCGCGCTCAGCCAGAACGCCTTGCTGGAGGCGGATCCCGCCGCGCGCGCCGCGCTCGTCGACGAGGCCGAGACGCTGCTGGCCGGAAAGGTGCTGGCGCACAACCACGTCGTCGCCCGCCGCAACCTGATAGAGCTGGCCCGCAGGCTCGGCGATCCGGACATGGTCGAGGACCAGTGCGCGAAGCTGGCGGCGTTCTACAGCGAAGAGCCGATGCCGATGGCCGACTTCCTCGTCCGCCGCGGCCGCGTTCTCGCGGCCGCGATGCGTGGCGCGCTGTCGGCCGAGATGACGGCGGAGGGCCACGCGCTACTCGACCTGTCGGCGCGTACCGGGGCGGTCCGTCTGCGCGAGGGTCTGGACGACGCCCTGCGCGCCGCCGGCGCATGA
- the dprA gene encoding DNA-protecting protein DprA: MNLSLRLPFIASAPEAAARPAGPPLTGERMARARLARTPRIGPVTFHEMVGHYGSAAAALDALPSLAKRAGFQSAPRPPGAAALRDEADALAALGGRFVIAGDADYPAALTQLGDAPPVLSVIGDAALLSRSAIAVVGARNASVGGRRLATDFAAGLGGRGFVVVSGLARGVDTAAHRAALPTGTVAVLAGGVDVVYPPENDDLYREIAAAGAIVSEAPLGAVPQARHFPRRNRIVSGLSLGVLVVEAALQSGSLITARQAADQGREVFAIPGSPLDPRARGCNRLIRDGAHLVEEIADIAAILPDPAAAPAPPPRPLAPPAPAPKRRRTRPAEPAPMPLGGGQSGHDDPSPTPGVDAQPIEFMETSDPEAVAERIAAALTRAPTPVDEIIRCCHVSPAAATAALLDLELAGRIERRPGNMIALI, encoded by the coding sequence ATGAACCTGTCGCTGCGCTTGCCGTTCATCGCGTCCGCGCCCGAGGCGGCCGCGCGGCCGGCGGGGCCGCCGCTGACGGGCGAGCGCATGGCACGGGCCCGGCTGGCGCGCACGCCGCGCATCGGGCCGGTCACCTTCCACGAGATGGTCGGCCACTACGGCTCGGCCGCCGCCGCGCTCGACGCGCTGCCGTCGCTGGCCAAGCGCGCGGGGTTCCAATCGGCGCCGCGGCCGCCCGGCGCCGCGGCGCTACGCGACGAGGCGGACGCGCTGGCGGCGCTCGGAGGCCGCTTCGTGATCGCGGGTGACGCCGACTATCCCGCCGCGCTGACCCAGCTCGGCGACGCGCCGCCGGTGCTGTCGGTGATCGGCGACGCCGCGCTTCTGTCGCGGTCCGCCATCGCCGTGGTCGGCGCGCGCAACGCCTCCGTCGGCGGGCGCCGGCTGGCGACGGATTTCGCGGCCGGACTCGGCGGGCGCGGCTTCGTCGTGGTCTCCGGCCTGGCGCGCGGCGTCGACACCGCGGCGCACCGGGCGGCGCTGCCGACCGGCACGGTCGCGGTGCTGGCGGGTGGGGTCGACGTCGTCTATCCCCCGGAGAACGATGACCTCTACCGCGAGATCGCGGCGGCCGGCGCCATCGTGTCGGAGGCGCCGCTGGGCGCCGTGCCGCAGGCCCGCCATTTCCCGCGCCGCAACCGCATCGTGTCGGGCCTGTCGCTGGGCGTGCTGGTGGTCGAGGCGGCGCTGCAATCCGGCTCGCTGATCACCGCCCGCCAGGCCGCCGACCAGGGCCGCGAGGTGTTCGCGATCCCCGGATCGCCGCTCGATCCCCGCGCCCGCGGCTGCAACCGCCTGATCCGAGATGGCGCCCATCTGGTCGAGGAGATCGCCGATATCGCCGCGATCCTGCCCGATCCCGCCGCCGCGCCCGCGCCGCCGCCACGACCGCTCGCCCCCCCGGCGCCGGCCCCGAAGCGGCGCCGGACCCGGCCTGCAGAGCCCGCCCCCATGCCGCTTGGCGGTGGACAGTCCGGCCATGACGACCCGTCGCCAACGCCGGGCGTGGACGCTCAACCTATTGAATTCATGGAAACTTCAGACCCGGAGGCGGTCGCCGAGCGGATCGCCGCCGCGCTCACCCGGGCGCCCACCCCGGTTGACGAAATCATCCGCTGCTGCCATGTCTCGCCCGCCGCCGCGACGGCCGCGCTGCTCGATCTGGAGCTGGCCGGCCGGATCGAGCGGCGCCCGGGAAACATGATCGCCCTGATCTAA
- the topA gene encoding type I DNA topoisomerase — protein MTNVVVVESPAKAKTIGKYLGPGYRVLASFGHVRDLPAKDGSVRPDEDFAMDWEIDPKSQKRVSDIADAVRGAKILYLATDPDREGEAISWHVRDILARRKALGGVVVKRVAFNAITKQAVQDAVANPREIDQPLVDAYLARRALDYLVGFTLSPVLWRKLPGSRSAGRVQSVALRLICEREAEIEAFKAREYWTLDTEFTTPRGQTFKARLTHLNGQKLEKFDLGTEAEAMAAKAQIEHRAFTVGGVDRRQVRRNPPPPFITSSLQMEASRKLGFGAAHTMRVAQRLYEGVDVDGETVGLITYMRTDGVDLAPEARAQTRKLIETRYGAAYLPEKPRFYTSKAKNAQEAHEAIRPTDLFRTPDSVARHLDRDQLRLYELIWKRTVACQMESAVFDQVTVDIDSGDHNVRLRATGSVLKFDGFLTLYEEGRDDEEDEAAARLPDVSETEALKRGAVVPEQHFTEPPPRYSEASLVKRLEELGIGRPSTYASIIEVLQNRNYVKLDRKRFVPEDRGRIVVSFLSSYFPRYVGYDFTAGLEEQLDDISGGRADWRAVLRDFWRDFKGAVDETTELRVKDVLDTVDAALGPHFFPERADGKDPRGCPACNEGRLNLKLGKFGGFIGCSNYPTCRYTRRLAIAANDDSAEGALDGPRELGPDPDTGKVVSARQGPYGAYVQLGEAEGKDKPKRASLPKGHNAADVTLETALAILALPRTLGPHPETGVPILAGIGRFGPYVKHGTAYKSIPADEDVLAIGMNRAVALLAEAKGPGRGRAAATPLRTLGDHPDGGPVEVFAGRYGPYVKHGKVNATLPKGLAPESVTLEEALPLIAARASVAGTGGRRGGARKAAPKAAKAAKPAADGAAAAAKKPAAKKKPAAKKKAAAPKKPAPDKEAA, from the coding sequence ATGACCAACGTCGTCGTCGTCGAGTCGCCGGCCAAAGCCAAGACCATCGGCAAGTACCTCGGGCCCGGCTACCGCGTGCTGGCCAGCTTCGGCCATGTCCGCGACCTGCCGGCCAAGGACGGCTCGGTGCGTCCGGACGAGGATTTCGCCATGGACTGGGAGATCGATCCCAAGTCCCAGAAGCGCGTGTCCGACATCGCCGACGCCGTGCGCGGCGCCAAGATCCTCTACCTCGCCACCGACCCCGACCGCGAGGGCGAGGCGATCAGCTGGCACGTGCGCGACATCCTCGCCCGGCGCAAGGCGCTGGGCGGCGTCGTGGTCAAGCGCGTCGCCTTCAACGCCATCACCAAGCAGGCCGTCCAGGACGCCGTCGCCAACCCGCGCGAGATCGACCAGCCGCTGGTCGACGCCTATCTGGCGCGCCGCGCGCTCGACTACCTCGTCGGCTTCACGCTCTCGCCGGTGCTGTGGCGCAAGCTGCCGGGCAGCCGCTCGGCCGGCCGCGTGCAGTCCGTGGCGCTGCGCCTGATCTGCGAGCGCGAGGCCGAGATCGAGGCGTTCAAGGCGCGCGAGTACTGGACGCTCGACACCGAGTTCACGACGCCGCGCGGCCAGACCTTCAAGGCGCGCCTGACCCATCTCAACGGCCAGAAGCTCGAAAAGTTCGACCTCGGCACCGAGGCCGAGGCGATGGCGGCCAAGGCGCAGATCGAGCACCGCGCCTTCACGGTCGGCGGCGTCGACCGCCGCCAGGTGCGGCGCAACCCGCCGCCGCCGTTCATCACCTCGAGCCTGCAGATGGAGGCGTCGCGAAAGCTCGGCTTCGGCGCCGCCCACACCATGCGCGTGGCGCAGCGGCTCTACGAAGGCGTCGACGTCGACGGCGAGACCGTCGGCCTGATCACCTACATGCGCACCGACGGCGTCGACCTCGCGCCGGAGGCCCGCGCCCAGACCCGCAAGCTGATCGAGACGCGCTACGGCGCCGCGTACCTGCCGGAGAAGCCGCGCTTCTACACCTCGAAGGCCAAGAACGCGCAGGAGGCCCACGAGGCGATCCGGCCGACCGACCTGTTCCGCACGCCCGACAGCGTGGCGCGCCATCTCGACCGCGACCAGCTCAGGCTCTACGAGCTGATCTGGAAGCGCACGGTGGCGTGCCAGATGGAGAGCGCGGTGTTCGACCAGGTCACGGTCGACATCGACTCCGGCGACCACAACGTGCGCCTGCGCGCCACCGGCTCCGTGCTGAAATTCGACGGCTTCCTCACCCTCTACGAGGAGGGCCGCGACGACGAGGAGGACGAGGCCGCCGCCCGCCTGCCGGACGTCAGCGAGACCGAGGCGCTGAAGCGCGGCGCCGTCGTTCCCGAGCAGCACTTCACCGAGCCGCCGCCGCGCTACAGCGAGGCGTCGCTGGTCAAGCGGCTGGAGGAACTCGGCATCGGCCGGCCCTCGACCTACGCCAGCATCATCGAGGTGCTGCAGAACCGGAACTACGTGAAGCTCGACCGCAAGCGCTTCGTGCCTGAGGACCGCGGCCGGATCGTCGTGTCGTTCCTCTCGTCCTACTTCCCGCGCTACGTCGGCTACGACTTCACCGCCGGCCTCGAGGAGCAGCTCGACGACATCTCCGGCGGCCGCGCCGACTGGCGCGCCGTGCTGCGCGACTTCTGGCGCGACTTCAAGGGCGCGGTCGACGAGACCACGGAGCTGCGGGTCAAGGACGTGCTCGACACGGTCGACGCCGCGCTCGGCCCGCACTTTTTCCCCGAGCGCGCCGACGGCAAGGATCCGCGCGGCTGCCCGGCCTGCAACGAGGGCCGCCTCAACCTCAAGCTCGGCAAGTTCGGCGGCTTCATCGGCTGCTCGAACTACCCGACCTGCCGCTACACCCGCCGGCTGGCGATCGCCGCCAACGACGATTCCGCCGAGGGCGCGCTCGACGGTCCGCGCGAGCTCGGCCCCGATCCCGACACCGGCAAGGTGGTCTCGGCGCGCCAGGGCCCCTACGGCGCCTACGTCCAGCTCGGCGAGGCCGAGGGCAAGGACAAGCCCAAGCGCGCCTCGCTGCCCAAGGGCCACAACGCCGCCGACGTCACGCTCGAGACCGCGCTGGCGATCCTCGCCCTGCCGCGCACGCTCGGCCCGCATCCCGAGACCGGCGTGCCGATCCTCGCCGGCATCGGCCGCTTCGGCCCCTACGTGAAGCATGGCACCGCCTACAAATCGATCCCCGCCGACGAGGACGTGCTGGCCATCGGCATGAACCGCGCCGTGGCGCTGCTGGCCGAGGCCAAGGGTCCCGGCCGCGGCCGCGCGGCGGCGACGCCGCTGCGCACCCTCGGCGACCATCCCGATGGCGGCCCGGTCGAGGTCTTCGCCGGCCGCTACGGCCCCTACGTCAAGCACGGCAAGGTCAACGCCACGCTGCCCAAGGGCCTGGCGCCGGAGAGCGTGACGCTCGAGGAGGCGCTGCCGCTGATCGCCGCCCGCGCCAGCGTCGCCGGCACCGGCGGCAGACGCGGCGGCGCCCGCAAGGCCGCGCCGAAAGCCGCCAAGGCCGCGAAGCCCGCCGCGGACGGCGCGGCCGCCGCCGCCAAGAAGCCCGCCGCCAAGAAGAAGCCCGCCGCGAAAAAGAAAGCCGCCGCCCCGAAGAAGCCCGCCCCCGACAAGGAAGCGGCCTAG
- the rnr gene encoding ribonuclease R, with amino-acid sequence MSRPKKPAPALPTKEKILAFIRESPVPVGKREIAKAFNVKGADRVPLKALLRELRADGEVARGNRRELMDPGALPEHLVVEITGPDSDGDLLARPVRWDSDDGAPPPEIVVLPSSDHAAPGPGDRLLVSLRRRGEARYEARIVRKVGHGARRVLGVVETIGGPRGAAIVRPTDRKLRFEIEVAADATDGAATGDVVWIEQIGGPLARRGRVVEKVGTLREPRAVSLIAIAANDIPVEFPEDALEQARRAKAAPVAHRHDLRAVPFVTIDGEDARDFDDAVFAEPDPAADNAGGWRLMVAIADVAWYVRPDDALDRCAYRRGNSVYFPDRVVPMLPEELSNGWCSLRPREDRPTLVAEMWVDADGELKRHRFHRALIHSAARLTYTRTQRARDGFPDDELAPLMDGVVAPLYGAFASLLKARRARGTIDLDLPERMVRLADDGRIADISPRERYDSHRLIEEFMILANVAAAETLEERRMPCMYRVHAPPDAAKIESLRGFLKTLGVGMPPGVNLKPRDFENVLKKVAGQPFERVVHETILRSQSQAVYSPENVGHFGLALRRYAHFTSPIRRYSDLLVHRALIAGLGLGEGRLPEVAGATFPEAGEHISMCERRAIAAERAAMDRYMAAYMADRVGASFNGRITGVTRFGLFVELDETGANGLIPIKTLGAEYFNHDEPGQALVGSRTGTTFRLGEKVRVRVREADVATGGLLFELMEVIGGDQPQRPQRPDARPERRFPGKPARPKLPRRGGQKRR; translated from the coding sequence TTGAGCAGACCGAAGAAGCCCGCGCCCGCGCTGCCGACGAAGGAGAAGATCCTGGCCTTCATCCGCGAAAGTCCGGTGCCGGTGGGCAAGCGCGAGATCGCCAAGGCGTTCAACGTCAAGGGCGCCGACCGGGTGCCGCTGAAGGCGCTGCTGCGCGAGCTGCGCGCCGACGGCGAGGTGGCGCGCGGCAACCGCCGCGAGCTGATGGATCCCGGCGCCCTGCCCGAGCATCTCGTGGTCGAGATCACGGGCCCCGATTCCGACGGCGACCTTCTCGCCCGTCCCGTGCGCTGGGATTCCGATGACGGCGCGCCGCCGCCGGAGATCGTCGTGCTGCCGTCCTCCGACCACGCCGCGCCCGGCCCCGGCGACCGGCTGCTGGTGTCGCTGCGCCGCCGCGGCGAGGCCCGCTACGAGGCGCGCATCGTGCGCAAGGTCGGACACGGCGCGCGCCGCGTGCTGGGCGTGGTCGAGACCATCGGCGGCCCGCGCGGCGCCGCCATCGTGCGGCCGACCGACCGCAAGCTGCGCTTCGAGATCGAGGTCGCGGCCGACGCCACCGACGGCGCCGCCACCGGCGACGTGGTGTGGATCGAGCAGATCGGCGGACCGCTGGCCCGCCGCGGCCGCGTCGTCGAGAAGGTCGGCACCTTGCGCGAGCCGCGCGCCGTCAGCCTGATCGCCATCGCCGCCAACGACATCCCCGTGGAGTTCCCCGAGGACGCGCTGGAGCAGGCGCGCCGCGCCAAGGCCGCGCCCGTCGCCCACCGCCACGACCTGCGCGCCGTGCCCTTCGTCACCATCGACGGCGAGGACGCGCGCGATTTCGACGACGCGGTGTTCGCGGAGCCCGATCCAGCCGCCGACAACGCCGGCGGCTGGCGCCTGATGGTGGCGATCGCCGACGTCGCCTGGTACGTGCGCCCCGACGACGCGCTGGACCGCTGCGCCTACCGCCGCGGCAACTCCGTCTACTTCCCCGACCGCGTCGTGCCGATGCTGCCGGAGGAGCTCAGCAACGGCTGGTGCTCGCTGCGCCCGCGCGAGGACCGCCCGACCCTGGTCGCCGAGATGTGGGTCGACGCCGACGGCGAGCTCAAGCGCCACCGCTTCCACCGCGCCCTCATCCACTCCGCCGCGCGGCTGACCTACACGCGCACGCAGCGCGCCCGCGACGGCTTCCCCGACGACGAGCTGGCGCCGCTGATGGACGGCGTCGTCGCCCCGCTCTACGGCGCCTTCGCCTCGCTGCTCAAGGCGCGGCGCGCCCGCGGCACCATCGATCTCGACCTGCCGGAGCGCATGGTGCGGCTGGCCGACGACGGCCGCATCGCCGACATCAGCCCGCGCGAGCGCTACGACAGCCACCGGCTGATCGAGGAGTTCATGATCCTCGCCAACGTCGCGGCGGCCGAGACCTTGGAGGAGCGGCGCATGCCCTGCATGTACCGCGTCCACGCGCCGCCCGACGCCGCCAAGATCGAATCGCTGCGCGGCTTCCTCAAGACGCTGGGCGTCGGCATGCCGCCGGGCGTCAACCTCAAGCCGCGCGATTTCGAGAACGTGCTGAAGAAGGTCGCCGGCCAACCGTTCGAGCGCGTCGTGCACGAGACCATCCTGCGCAGCCAGAGCCAGGCCGTGTACAGCCCGGAGAACGTCGGCCATTTCGGCCTGGCGCTGCGGCGCTACGCGCATTTCACCTCGCCGATCCGCCGCTATTCCGACCTGCTGGTGCACCGCGCGCTGATCGCCGGTCTCGGCCTCGGCGAGGGCCGCCTGCCCGAGGTCGCCGGCGCGACGTTCCCCGAGGCCGGCGAGCACATCTCGATGTGCGAGCGCCGCGCCATCGCCGCCGAGCGCGCCGCGATGGACCGCTACATGGCCGCCTACATGGCGGACCGCGTCGGCGCCTCGTTCAACGGCCGCATCACCGGCGTCACGCGCTTCGGCCTGTTCGTCGAGCTCGACGAGACCGGCGCCAACGGCCTGATCCCGATCAAGACGCTGGGCGCCGAATACTTCAACCACGACGAACCGGGACAGGCGCTGGTCGGCAGCCGCACCGGCACCACCTTCCGCCTCGGCGAGAAGGTCCGCGTGCGCGTGCGCGAGGCCGACGTCGCCACCGGTGGCCTGCTGTTCGAGCTGATGGAGGTGATCGGCGGCGACCAGCCGCAGCGCCCGCAGCGCCCCGACGCGCGCCCCGAACGCCGCTTCCCGGGCAAGCCCGCGCGCCCGAAGCTGCCGCGGCGGGGCGGGCAGAAGCGCCGGTAA